TCTGCGGGACGAACGTGTCCAGCAACTGGTCGTGGCGCTCCACGGCGTGGGCGAGCTCGTAGAAGTTGCCGTCGTTCAGCGAGCTCCAGATCGCCTTCCACAGTTCGTACTGCGTGATCGAGTCGAGCGTGCTCTCCTGCGCGTACGCCGCGTAGTCGCCGTGGATCAGCTCACCGAAGAACCACGCCTCCGGGTACCGCGCGCGGACCTCGGCCAGCACGTCCCGCCAGAACGAGGCCGGTACGGCGTACGCCGCGTCCAGCCGCCAGGCGTCGACGCCGCGCGCCATCCAGTGCGTCATCACGTCGACGACGTACTGGCGGACGGCGGGCAGATCGTGGTCGAGGGCAACCAAATGCTCGTGCCCCTCGAAGGACGCGAGCCCCTCGTCGGTCCGGCGGAACCACTCGTGCGGACCGGCGAACGACCGCGCGACGTGGTTGAAGACACCGTCCAGCGCCACCCGTAGACCCCGCGCGTGCGCCGCAGCGACGAGCTGGTCGAAGTCCTCGTCGGTGCCGAGCCGCGGGTCGATCCGGAAGTGGTCGATCGTGTCGTAGCCGTGCGTCTCGGACGCGAACACCGGGCCGAGCAGCAGGCCGGAGCAGCCCAGCTCGATCGCGTGGTCGAGCCAGTCCTCCAGCCGGCCGAACCGGTGGTGCGGTTCGTCGGTCAGGTCAGCCAGAGCCCGCTCGGCGCCGGTGAAGCCGAGCGGATACACGTGCCACCAGATCGCATGGTCGGTCCACATCCGACGACCGTACTCCGCCGACATGGCGGCTGCGATCAGGCCACCTGATCGTTGGCCTGCAGGTGCCGCGCCAGCGCTGCCGCCTCGTCGGTCTCGGCCTCGATCAGCATCAGCATCGCGCGCCGGGACGCCTCGTCGGAGGCGTCGAGCGCGGCCGCCGTCAGCGCGCGCACGGTCGCCAGCTCGTGGATCAGCTCCCGCCAGATCTGTGCCGTCTCCCGCACCGCCGCCGGCGGCACCACCGCGATCTCCTGCAGCTCTTCCGGTCGATGCGCATACAGGCCAGAACTCACCGTGTCTCCCCCACGTCGTCGCTCACCCGGTACGGCACGCCACAGCGGCGAGCCGTCCCCTCCCGAGTTGGGACTGACTTCCGCATCTCACAACGGCGCAGCAGGCCGGAGAGTTACGGGCGCATCACAGAAAACACAGCTGTGTCTCGGGTTTCAGGATCGCCCGCGGCACGGGAGCCCTCACGGCTCCTGCTGGAAGGTGTGGCGGCGGATCCAGGCGTGCATGGCGATCGCCGCCGCCGCGCTGGCGTTGATCGAGCGCGTCGAGCCGTACTGGGCGATGTTCAGGACGTCGGTGCAGATCTCGTGGGCGGCCTCGGTCAGGCCGGGGCCCTCCTGGCCGAACAGCAGAATGCAGGCCTCGGGGAGCTGGTAGGTCTCCAGCGGCAGCGACCCGGGCAGGTTGTCGATGCCGATCACCGGGACGCCCTGCTCCTCGGCGTACGCCGCGAGGTCGGCCAACTGGGGGTGGTGACGGACATGCTGGTAGCGGTCCGTCACCATCGCGCCGCGGCGGTTCCACTTCCGGTGGCCGACGATGTGCACCTCGCGGGCCAGGAACGCGTTCGCGGTCCGGACGACCGAGCCGATGTTCAGGTCGTGCTGCCAGTTCTCGATCGCGACGTGGAACGGGTGCCGCCGGGCGTCCAGGTCCTCGACGATCGCCTCCAGCCGCCAGTA
The Kribbella italica DNA segment above includes these coding regions:
- a CDS encoding alpha-amylase family protein; protein product: MWTDHAIWWHVYPLGFTGAERALADLTDEPHHRFGRLEDWLDHAIELGCSGLLLGPVFASETHGYDTIDHFRIDPRLGTDEDFDQLVAAAHARGLRVALDGVFNHVARSFAGPHEWFRRTDEGLASFEGHEHLVALDHDLPAVRQYVVDVMTHWMARGVDAWRLDAAYAVPASFWRDVLAEVRARYPEAWFFGELIHGDYAAYAQESTLDSITQYELWKAIWSSLNDGNFYELAHAVERHDQLLDTFVPQTFVGNHDVTRIASQLSDERHVGHAVAILFTIAGVPSVYAGDEFGWQGVKEDREGGDDAIRQQFPDKPGKPDPLYQELIGVRRRNPWLVRARTTVEHLSNEAVALKSSAEGQSLTLLLNVSDEPYHFPLEVPPHSWKLTT
- a CDS encoding TrmH family RNA methyltransferase; protein product: MHSANRDSAADLVGADQVGTAEVGVGPWPGDVPADPRLDPELLAEGDRRNVVDKYRYWRLEAIVEDLDARRHPFHVAIENWQHDLNIGSVVRTANAFLAREVHIVGHRKWNRRGAMVTDRYQHVRHHPQLADLAAYAEEQGVPVIGIDNLPGSLPLETYQLPEACILLFGQEGPGLTEAAHEICTDVLNIAQYGSTRSINASAAAAIAMHAWIRRHTFQQEP